A region from the Algoriphagus machipongonensis genome encodes:
- a CDS encoding LytR/AlgR family response regulator transcription factor: MSQINILIVEDELIIAEDLKDILESQGYHVSGIAVSAREALQIIEEHHIDIALLDIKIKGGKDGIMLGKEIREHYRIPFVYLTSHVDTATLSRAKETFPYGYLVKPFNEKEIHATIEVAISNFASENTKKELTDSADEFVLKDSLFVRSNGMLIKLKLEQIIYLEADANYTQVFLKDKKYVVRSTLKDLEQKLNPNFFARIHKSFLINLEKIEAIDAQSVHIGGKEIPISRSQHSWLINQIKTL, from the coding sequence TTGAGTCAAATAAATATTCTTATTGTTGAAGATGAATTAATCATCGCAGAAGATCTAAAAGATATACTTGAAAGCCAGGGATATCATGTCTCTGGAATTGCCGTAAGTGCTAGAGAAGCCTTACAAATTATAGAAGAGCACCATATTGACATCGCGTTACTGGACATAAAAATCAAAGGTGGTAAAGATGGAATTATGCTAGGAAAGGAAATCCGTGAACATTACCGTATTCCCTTTGTCTATTTAACTTCACATGTAGATACTGCTACACTTTCTAGAGCCAAAGAGACATTCCCCTATGGCTACCTGGTAAAACCTTTCAACGAAAAAGAAATCCATGCAACTATTGAAGTTGCGATAAGTAATTTCGCATCAGAAAACACCAAAAAAGAATTAACAGACTCCGCAGATGAATTCGTTTTAAAAGACAGCCTTTTTGTCCGGTCCAATGGGATGCTAATAAAGCTTAAATTAGAGCAGATAATCTATTTAGAGGCTGATGCGAATTACACTCAAGTGTTTTTAAAAGATAAAAAATACGTCGTTAGATCCACTTTAAAAGACTTAGAACAAAAACTCAACCCCAATTTTTTCGCAAGAATTCATAAATCTTTCCTTATCAATTTAGAGAAGATTGAAGCAATCGATGCACAGTCGGTTCACATAGGAGGTAAAGAAATTCCTATCTCAAGGTCTCAGCATAGTTGGTTAATCAATCAAATTAAAACTTTGTAG
- a CDS encoding energy transducer TonB: MKTIKFLLLLLAVSCFILSSSAQNELAINSTAELNPSKKGKKLTAAPTFYGGNLELSKYFNNHLAYPELAKKQGIEGKILVEFTITEKGVIQEIELLNSLSEDLDKEALRLVRNMPDWQPAYQDGKARQVKYQLPILFKLDK; encoded by the coding sequence ATGAAAACGATCAAATTTTTACTCCTGCTTTTAGCAGTTTCTTGCTTTATTTTAAGTTCCTCTGCACAAAATGAATTGGCCATAAATTCTACCGCTGAATTAAATCCTTCAAAGAAAGGAAAAAAACTCACCGCGGCACCGACTTTCTATGGAGGCAACCTAGAACTTTCTAAGTATTTCAATAATCATCTAGCCTATCCTGAATTAGCCAAAAAACAAGGAATAGAAGGTAAAATTCTAGTCGAATTCACAATAACCGAAAAAGGTGTGATTCAAGAAATCGAGCTTTTAAATTCCTTAAGTGAAGATTTGGATAAAGAGGCGCTTCGGTTGGTTAGAAATATGCCCGATTGGCAGCCTGCCTACCAAGATGGAAAAGCCAGGCAAGTGAAATACCAATTACCGATACTTTTCAAATTAGATAAATAG